One Pseudomonas abieticivorans genomic region harbors:
- the araG gene encoding L-arabinose ABC transporter ATP-binding protein AraG, producing MLEHNLPGESLRFTGIGKNFPGVRALSDISFEARPHSVHALMGENGAGKSTLLKILGGAYQPSAGHLQIGERTMAFKSAADSINSGVAVIHQELHLVPEMTVAENLLLGHMPSRFGLVNRGAMVRRARELLKGLADEIDPNMRLGSLSLGQRQLVEIAKAMSRNAHVIAFDEPTSSLSAREIERLMTIIAKLRDEGRVVIYVSHRMEEIFRICDAVTVFKDGRYVRTFEQMSELSHDQLVTCMVGRDIQDIYNYRARPHQGTALQVRDLKGPGLHEPVSFEVQKGEVLGFFGLVGAGRTELLRLLSGLVRSQGGSVTLQGQALALKTPRDAIAAGILLCPEDRKKEGIVPLSSVAENINIGARSQHATFGCLLQGKWESENAKRQIKALNVKTPSPAQQIMYLSGGNQQKAILGRWLSMPMKVLLLDEPTRGIDIGAKAEIYQIIHNLAADGIAVIVVSSDLMEVIGISDRILVLSEGALTGEVLRQDFDESRLLQLALPRTRG from the coding sequence ATGCTCGAACACAACTTGCCAGGCGAGAGCCTGCGTTTTACCGGTATCGGCAAGAATTTCCCAGGCGTGCGGGCGCTCTCGGACATCAGTTTCGAGGCGCGCCCCCACAGCGTGCACGCGCTGATGGGCGAGAACGGCGCAGGCAAGTCGACCCTGCTGAAGATCCTGGGTGGGGCCTATCAACCCAGCGCAGGCCACCTGCAAATCGGCGAGCGCACCATGGCCTTCAAGTCGGCGGCCGACAGCATCAACAGTGGCGTGGCGGTGATCCACCAAGAGCTGCATTTGGTGCCGGAAATGACCGTTGCCGAAAACCTGCTGCTCGGCCACATGCCGTCGCGTTTTGGCCTGGTCAACCGCGGGGCGATGGTGCGCCGCGCCCGTGAACTGCTCAAGGGGCTGGCCGACGAGATCGATCCGAACATGCGCCTGGGCAGTTTGTCCCTGGGCCAGCGGCAGTTGGTGGAAATCGCCAAGGCCATGTCGCGCAACGCCCACGTCATCGCCTTCGATGAGCCCACCAGTAGTTTGTCGGCCCGCGAGATCGAGCGGCTGATGACCATCATCGCCAAGCTGCGCGATGAGGGCAGGGTGGTGATCTACGTGTCGCACCGCATGGAAGAGATCTTCCGGATCTGCGATGCCGTCACGGTGTTCAAGGACGGCCGCTACGTGCGCACCTTCGAACAAATGAGCGAGCTGAGCCACGATCAACTGGTCACCTGCATGGTTGGCCGGGACATCCAGGACATCTACAACTACCGCGCCCGGCCCCATCAGGGCACGGCGCTGCAGGTGCGAGACCTCAAGGGCCCGGGGCTGCATGAACCGGTCAGTTTCGAGGTGCAAAAGGGTGAGGTGCTGGGTTTCTTCGGGCTGGTGGGGGCGGGGCGTACCGAACTGCTGCGCCTGCTGTCGGGCCTGGTGCGTAGCCAAGGCGGCAGCGTCACGCTGCAAGGCCAGGCGCTGGCCCTCAAGACCCCGCGCGATGCCATTGCCGCCGGCATTCTGCTGTGCCCCGAAGACCGCAAGAAGGAAGGCATCGTACCGCTGTCCAGCGTCGCCGAAAACATCAACATCGGCGCCCGCAGCCAGCACGCGACCTTTGGCTGCCTGCTGCAGGGCAAGTGGGAAAGCGAAAACGCCAAGCGCCAGATCAAGGCGCTGAACGTGAAAACCCCGTCGCCTGCCCAGCAGATCATGTACCTGTCGGGCGGCAACCAGCAGAAGGCCATCTTGGGCCGCTGGCTGTCGATGCCCATGAAAGTGCTGTTGCTGGACGAGCCTACCCGTGGCATCGACATCGGCGCCAAGGCCGAGATCTACCAGATCATCCACAACCTGGCGGCCGACGGCATCGCGGTGATCGTGGTGTCCAGCGACCTGATGGAGGTGATCGGCATCAGCGATCGCATCCTGGTGCTGAGCGAAGGCGCGCTCACCGGTGAAGTGCTGCGCCAGGATTTTGATGAATCAAGACTGCTGCAACTGGCGCTACCGCGTACGCGCGGCTAA
- a CDS encoding substrate-binding domain-containing protein, with translation MLSRHGIRSLCCAAVATAILGFGAAASAEEIKIGFLVKQPEEPWFQTEWAFAEKAGKDKGFTVLKIAVPDGEKTLSAIDSLAANGAKGFVICAPDVSLGPAIVAKAKANGLKVMAVDDRFVDASGKFMEDVPYLGMAAFEVGQKQGQAMADEAKNRKWDWKDTYAVINTYNELDTGKKRTDGSVDSLKKAGLPDDHILYTAQKTLDVPGSMDATNSALVKLPGAAKNLIIGGMNDNTVLGGVRATESAGFAPANVIGVGINGTDAIGELKKTDSGFFGSMLPSPDKEGYNTAAQMYEWVTTGKEPPKYTAMDDVTLITRKNFQEVLTKIGLWN, from the coding sequence ATGTTGAGTCGTCACGGGATTCGCTCCCTGTGCTGCGCCGCCGTTGCCACCGCCATCCTGGGCTTTGGCGCGGCTGCATCCGCCGAAGAAATCAAGATCGGCTTCCTGGTCAAGCAACCTGAAGAACCCTGGTTCCAGACCGAATGGGCCTTTGCCGAAAAAGCCGGCAAGGACAAGGGCTTCACGGTGCTCAAGATCGCCGTGCCAGACGGCGAGAAAACCCTTTCTGCCATCGACAGCCTGGCCGCCAACGGCGCCAAGGGCTTTGTCATCTGTGCGCCGGACGTGTCCCTGGGCCCGGCCATCGTCGCCAAGGCCAAGGCCAACGGCTTGAAGGTGATGGCCGTGGACGACCGCTTCGTCGACGCCAGCGGCAAATTCATGGAAGACGTGCCGTACCTGGGCATGGCCGCCTTCGAGGTCGGCCAGAAGCAGGGCCAGGCCATGGCCGATGAAGCCAAGAACCGCAAATGGGATTGGAAAGACACCTATGCGGTGATCAACACCTACAACGAACTGGACACCGGCAAGAAGCGCACCGACGGCTCGGTCGACTCCCTGAAGAAGGCCGGCCTGCCAGACGACCACATCCTCTACACCGCGCAAAAAACCCTCGACGTGCCGGGCAGCATGGACGCCACCAACTCGGCGCTGGTCAAGCTGCCGGGCGCGGCGAAAAACCTGATCATCGGCGGCATGAACGACAACACCGTGCTGGGTGGCGTGCGCGCCACCGAGAGCGCGGGGTTTGCGCCAGCCAACGTGATCGGCGTGGGCATCAACGGCACCGACGCCATTGGCGAGCTGAAAAAGACCGACAGTGGCTTCTTCGGCTCGATGCTGCCCAGCCCCGACAAAGAGGGCTACAACACCGCCGCCCAGATGTACGAGTGGGTCACCACCGGCAAGGAACCCCCCAAGTACACCGCCATGGATGACGTGACCCTGATCACGCGCAAGAACTTCCAGGAAGTGCTGACCAAAATCGGCCTGTGGAACTGA
- a CDS encoding aldose epimerase family protein, translated as MNAAFKLTTLGLSLMIATLSAQAAGLTNERSSFGQLPDGTALEKYTLSNSHGMHASVITYGGVLQSLVVPDKHGKGEDVVLGFDDIKGYQANPTVYFGATIGRFGNRLAGGQFSLDGKQYQVPTNDKTNALHGGTQGFDKHVWKAEPSNGKDSVGVKLTYVSPDGEMGFPGTLTTVVTYSLNEKNELKIQYHATTDKPTVLNLTNHSYFNLAGAGNGDILKQVATLHASEYTPVTEKLIPTGELPKVAGTPMDFLTPKALGKDIKADHPQLKYAEPKQGGFDFNWVLDTKGDVGKLAAQVHDPASGRLLQLYTTEPGVQLYTSNFLDGSIHGKGGKTYPHWGAFTLETQHYPDAPNQPNFPSTRLDPGKAYTQTTIFRFSTH; from the coding sequence ATGAACGCCGCTTTCAAACTCACCACCTTGGGACTGTCCCTGATGATCGCCACGCTGTCTGCCCAGGCCGCCGGCCTGACCAATGAACGCTCAAGCTTTGGCCAATTGCCCGACGGCACCGCGCTGGAAAAATACACCCTGAGCAACAGCCACGGCATGCACGCCAGCGTCATCACCTATGGCGGCGTGCTGCAATCGCTGGTAGTACCCGACAAGCATGGCAAGGGCGAAGACGTGGTACTGGGCTTCGATGACATCAAGGGCTACCAGGCCAACCCCACCGTGTACTTCGGCGCGACCATCGGGCGCTTCGGCAACCGCCTGGCCGGTGGCCAGTTCAGCCTGGACGGCAAGCAGTACCAGGTGCCCACCAACGACAAGACCAACGCCCTGCACGGCGGTACCCAAGGGTTCGACAAACACGTGTGGAAAGCCGAGCCCAGCAATGGCAAGGACTCGGTGGGCGTGAAGCTTACGTATGTGTCGCCAGATGGCGAGATGGGCTTCCCGGGTACGCTGACCACCGTGGTCACCTACAGCCTGAATGAGAAAAACGAGCTGAAGATCCAGTACCACGCCACCACCGACAAGCCGACCGTGCTGAACCTGACCAACCACAGCTATTTCAACCTGGCCGGCGCTGGCAATGGCGATATCCTCAAGCAGGTGGCCACGCTGCACGCCTCCGAGTACACCCCGGTCACCGAGAAACTGATCCCCACCGGCGAGTTGCCGAAGGTGGCGGGTACGCCCATGGACTTCCTCACGCCCAAGGCGCTGGGCAAGGACATCAAGGCCGACCACCCGCAATTGAAATACGCCGAACCCAAGCAAGGCGGCTTTGACTTCAACTGGGTGCTGGACACCAAAGGGGATGTCGGCAAACTGGCAGCCCAGGTGCACGACCCGGCTTCAGGCCGCCTGTTGCAGCTCTACACCACCGAGCCTGGGGTGCAGCTGTACACCAGCAACTTCCTGGATGGCAGCATTCACGGCAAGGGGGGCAAGACTTACCCGCACTGGGGCGCCTTTACCTTGGAAACCCAGCACTACCCGGATGCCCCCAACCAGCCGAACTTCCCGAGCACGCGGTTGGACCCGGGCAAGGCGTACACCCAAACGACGATTTTCAGGTTTAGCACGCACTGA
- a CDS encoding FadR/GntR family transcriptional regulator, which translates to MSSNYHASTVDRLGSMIAARQVEPGQTLKVEAGLCQELGVSRTVVREAIKTLVAKGMLEVGPKVGTRVLPVRSWNLFDPQVVGWLAEKGLPENFVMDLLDLRRTIEPMAVRWACERASAAQLEEIRQAYAQLAASLGDRQAYNQADQRFHEAVLAASHNQFIEQMLPALGTLLAVSFDMSSAVPHELGKTLPLHKELAEAICARDVARGVWACMSLIEGSAATISGYYAQQ; encoded by the coding sequence ATGAGCAGTAACTATCACGCGTCGACGGTCGATCGGCTGGGTTCGATGATCGCGGCCAGGCAGGTCGAGCCCGGCCAGACGCTCAAGGTCGAAGCGGGTTTGTGCCAAGAGCTGGGCGTGAGCCGTACCGTGGTGCGCGAGGCGATCAAGACGCTGGTGGCCAAGGGCATGCTGGAAGTCGGGCCCAAGGTGGGCACGCGGGTATTGCCGGTACGCAGCTGGAATTTGTTTGACCCGCAGGTAGTGGGGTGGCTGGCCGAAAAGGGCTTGCCGGAGAATTTTGTGATGGACCTGCTGGACCTGCGCCGCACCATCGAGCCGATGGCGGTGCGCTGGGCCTGTGAGCGCGCAAGTGCTGCCCAGCTTGAAGAAATCCGCCAGGCCTACGCGCAGTTGGCGGCCTCGCTGGGTGACCGGCAGGCCTACAACCAGGCGGATCAGCGGTTTCACGAGGCGGTGCTGGCGGCCAGCCATAACCAGTTCATCGAGCAGATGCTGCCGGCGCTGGGCACCTTGCTGGCAGTGTCGTTCGACATGTCCTCGGCGGTGCCCCACGAATTGGGCAAGACCTTGCCGTTGCACAAGGAGTTGGCCGAGGCCATTTGTGCGCGGGATGTGGCGCGCGGGGTGTGGGCCTGCATGAGCCTGATCGAGGGCTCGGCGGCCACGATTTCAGGTTATTACGCACAGCAATGA
- a CDS encoding SMP-30/gluconolactonase/LRE family protein, with protein sequence MNWQAITPHRFKLAEGPFWDPPTGALYWVDIAGFKACRLQGDTFEHWQLSEPVSAFIPAERGDALVTLASGVYRLDLQSPSDAPGLSLLCVADPHAGNRANEARCDAKGHLWLGSMQNNLDEEGADLPLTRRSGGLFHVDHQAWVTPLLAGQGIVNTLLWSPQGDALYSADTLDGVIYRYPINPGPVLGERQVHAGRHPRGAPDGSAMDAEGFIWNARWDGGCLLRFAPDGRVDRVIELPLCHPTSCVFGGPDLRTLFVTSSAQVPGPFEGAVMAAQVDVQGAPCHRYSG encoded by the coding sequence ATGAACTGGCAAGCGATCACCCCACACCGATTCAAATTGGCGGAAGGGCCTTTCTGGGACCCGCCCACCGGCGCCTTGTACTGGGTCGACATCGCCGGTTTCAAGGCCTGTCGCCTGCAGGGCGACACGTTTGAGCACTGGCAACTCAGTGAACCGGTGTCTGCCTTCATTCCTGCCGAGCGGGGCGATGCCTTGGTGACCCTGGCCAGTGGCGTGTATCGCCTGGACCTGCAATCACCCAGCGACGCGCCCGGGCTCAGCCTACTCTGCGTCGCCGACCCGCACGCCGGGAACCGCGCCAACGAGGCGCGCTGCGATGCCAAGGGCCACCTGTGGCTGGGCAGCATGCAAAACAACCTGGACGAGGAGGGCGCTGACCTGCCGCTCACGCGTCGCAGCGGCGGCCTGTTTCATGTCGACCACCAGGCGTGGGTCACGCCGTTGCTGGCCGGCCAAGGCATCGTCAACACTTTGTTGTGGAGCCCTCAGGGCGATGCTCTGTACAGCGCCGACACCCTGGACGGGGTGATCTACCGGTACCCGATCAACCCCGGGCCTGTGCTGGGTGAACGCCAGGTACATGCCGGCCGGCACCCGCGGGGCGCGCCCGACGGCTCTGCCATGGATGCCGAGGGGTTTATCTGGAATGCCCGCTGGGACGGTGGCTGCCTACTGCGTTTTGCCCCCGATGGGAGGGTCGACCGAGTCATCGAACTGCCCTTGTGCCACCCCACCAGTTGCGTGTTCGGCGGGCCGGACCTGCGCACCTTGTTTGTCACCAGCAGCGCGCAGGTGCCGGGCCCCTTCGAGGGTGCGGTGATGGCGGCCCAGGTGGATGTGCAGGGGGCGCCGTGCCACCGCTACAGTGGGTGA